One Deltaproteobacteria bacterium genomic window carries:
- a CDS encoding cation diffusion facilitator family transporter, with translation MGEPKEFDQKRTSVAAKGVVTGGIAVGLALFMALTANSVALWADFAATGLDFLAIAIAWWGLRKAEAGKTGFFNYGFGRFESLLSIGIALLMVISFLCILGAVVVRLNNPVPLRGIGVFIGVILHSIFGVINTKLAVQSALLEKREKTALISAQKRIFIIKATANICMFAALSSSYLLSPYPWSYYFDPAAAILISAMLLAGATKVFNFSVRDLLDCAIEEQSQLLIIRAMVHHFDQYEQIHEIRTRNAGGKVYVEIFLEFDPEAKHSSVMRTIQSISREIKNDLGFAEVLVIPASKNG, from the coding sequence GACCAAAAACGAACATCGGTTGCAGCGAAAGGCGTTGTCACGGGCGGCATCGCGGTAGGGCTTGCTCTGTTTATGGCCCTGACGGCCAACTCCGTGGCCCTCTGGGCTGATTTTGCTGCAACAGGCCTGGATTTTTTGGCGATAGCCATCGCCTGGTGGGGTCTGCGTAAAGCCGAGGCGGGGAAAACGGGCTTTTTCAATTACGGATTTGGCAGATTCGAAAGCCTTCTGAGCATCGGAATCGCCTTGCTCATGGTCATATCCTTCTTGTGCATCCTCGGTGCCGTCGTTGTTCGCTTAAACAACCCGGTGCCCTTACGCGGTATCGGTGTTTTTATCGGTGTTATCCTTCATTCCATTTTCGGCGTCATCAACACCAAACTGGCCGTGCAAAGCGCCCTTCTGGAAAAAAGGGAAAAAACAGCCCTCATATCAGCCCAAAAGCGCATCTTCATCATCAAGGCAACAGCCAATATCTGCATGTTTGCTGCGTTGAGTTCATCATACTTGTTAAGCCCTTACCCCTGGTCTTATTACTTTGATCCTGCGGCGGCGATTCTGATATCGGCCATGCTTCTGGCAGGAGCAACAAAGGTGTTCAATTTCTCCGTGCGCGATTTGCTCGATTGCGCCATAGAAGAGCAATCTCAGCTCCTTATCATCAGGGCCATGGTGCATCACTTCGATCAGTATGAACAGATACACGAAATACGCACCCGCAATGCCGGAGGAAAAGTGTATGTCGAAATTTTTCTGGAATTTGATCCGGAAGCGAAACACTCATCGGTGATGCGCACCATTCAATCAATAAGCCGGGAAATCAAAAACGATCTCGGCTTTGCCGAAGTCCTGGTCATTCCGGCCAGCAAGAACGGATAA